A portion of the Babylonia areolata isolate BAREFJ2019XMU chromosome 16, ASM4173473v1, whole genome shotgun sequence genome contains these proteins:
- the LOC143291262 gene encoding uncharacterized protein LOC143291262: protein MTCAMGGRKDDVKRAQKPHKKRPLSAVLEEQPEADDFFPNANNNYNEDEDNDNDSVRNHHNKSPDYSDTAAVEAVTRPSSSSGGDVGETSRTEAASCASLPETPLTRSAADEDEEYGPSNSNNSNSNSSNNNNNSSSFSSSGAPRKNSSPAGRRQALTPTFSPKLGRRGGRSALTSQLAVLSEGADSDDDADDDALSPTSDMTRVRQTADRLHLSTRRPSVMQWKARYVECPQFPLPGSSGNGDVTGQNGDGEGRWTVERTERINTALDWIINELQEMRTQDQQLARQLLTIRSDLHRLKLARSCEEHQDLLDDVQSELEELEEFADVLDLPTVITDSPLKHLGVTRMNFSARRFSIL from the exons ATGACGTGCGCCATGGGAGGACGTAAAGATGACGTCAAAAGGGCGCAGAAGCCTCACAAGAAAAGACCACTCTCCGCCGTCCTGGAAGAACAACCGGAAGCTGACGACTTCTTCCCCAAtgccaacaacaactacaatgaagacgaagacaacgacaacgacagtgTCAGGAACCACCACAACAAGAGCCCTGACTACAGCGACACGGCTGCTGTTGAAGCCGTCACACGCCCATCCAGCAGCTCTGGTGGAGACGTGGGTGAAACGTCGCGGACAGAAGCTGCTTCGTGCGCTTCGCTTCCTGAGACACCCTTGACACGCTCTGCGGCAGACGAAGACGAGGAGTATGGACcgtcaaacagcaacaacagcaacagcaacagcagcaacaacaacaacaacagcagcagtttcTCAAGTTCCGGCGCTCCACGCAAAAACAGTTCACCAGCCGGAAGGAGACAAGCCCTGACTCCGACCTTCAGCCCCAAACTGGGCCGACGGGGGGGAAGGTCCGCGTTGACTTCACAGCTGGCTGTCCTCAGCGAGGGCGCCGACAGCGACGATGACGCCGACGATGACGCGCTGTCCCCTACGTCAGACATGACGCGCGTCAGGCAGACGGCGGACCGCTTGCACCTCAGCACGCGGCGCCCCAGCGTCATGCAGTGGAAGGCGCGCTACGTCGAGTGCCCGCAGTTTCCGCTGCCGGGGTCTTCTGGGAACGGTGACGTCACGGGACAAAATGGCGACGGCGAGGGGCGCTGGACGGTGGAGCGGACTGAGAGAATCAACACGGCGCTGGACTGGATCATTAACGAGCTG CAAGAGATGCGAACCCAGGACCAGCAACTGGCCCGCCAGCTGCTGACGATCCGCAGCGACCTTCACCGCCTGAAGCTGGCCCGGAGCTGCGAGGAGCACCAGGACCTCCTGGACGACGTGCAGAGCGAGCTGGAGGAGCTGGAGGAGTTTGCTGACGTCCTGGACCTGCCCACCGTCATCACCGACAGCCCCTTGAAGCATCTGGGCGTCACCCGCATGAACTTCAGTGCCAGGAGATTCTCAATTCTTTGA